From Brassica oleracea var. oleracea cultivar TO1000 chromosome C3, BOL, whole genome shotgun sequence, a single genomic window includes:
- the LOC106331306 gene encoding myosin-9 isoform X1, with translation MDDEKKKKRNKKKKNKQNNSKRADGDAIPTEDGNHTGDADIAQINQVPDSIQLEPSSQQMIINQADEPGVVDYTSPNSEAVLEETIKQLRDEIGSHLQKVAVFEETVRRLETENEAHIQKEAFLEERLEHLRTQDEAHIQKQALLEERLEHLRTENEAHIEKEAQLEKTVAHLRTQNEAHIEKEGLLEERLEHLKTENEARIQSEALLEERLLHLRTENEAYIQKEAQLEERLLHLRTENETLKQNEEKLEERLVQYKTKNDVLVHEMSSTEVKMRQLLDEKSTFSQKEASLEKKIQQLQHDEESSVAAAEKSSIEMISSLNNEIGTLRAQVMKLEESRSNLQEQNNSLVETVSSLQVQRENHDNNVKGASEEELNSQIEAACTLVEKLITENAELVEKVNELCIQLNQSQRAFASPPESLSIEVQKSDALEEIPIHDEMIRIDDSGDMETALVERNLTEETVPVSVNPNGEIDVESQVAVAGEAEEVSGGVPLVDAPLIGAPFRLVSFVARYVSGADLAEKKQFL, from the exons ATGGATGATGAGAAGAAGAAGAAGAGAAACAAGAAGAAGAAGAACAAGCAGAACAATAGCAAACGTGCAGACGGTGACGCTATACCTACCGAGGATGGGAATCATACCGGAGACGCTGACATTGCTCAAATCAACCAAGTCCCTGATTCCATTCAGTTGGAACCATCATCTCAACAGATGATCATCAAT CAGGCAGATGAACCTGGTGTTGTTGACTACACGTCTCCAAATAGCGAG GCGGTTCTGGAAGAAACAATCAAACAGTTACGTGATGAGATTGGGTCCCACCTTCAGAAAGTG GCTGTTTTTGAAGAAACTGTTAGACGCTTGGAAACTGAGAATGAAGCTCACATTCAGAAAGAG GCTTTCCTAGAAGAAAGGCTTGAGCATTTGAGAACACAAGATGAAGCTCACATACAGAAACAG GCACTGTTAGAAGAAAGGCTTGAGCATCTGAGAACAGAAAATGAAGCTCACATAGAGAAAGAG GCACAGTTAGAAAAAACGGTTGCGCATTTGAGAACACAAAATGAAGCTCACATAGAGAAAGAG GGACTGTTAGAAGAGAGGCTTGAGCATTTGAAAACAGAAAATGAAGCTCGCATTCAAAGTGAG GCACTGTTAGAAGAAAGGCTCTTGCATTTGAGAACAGAGAATGAAGCTTACATACAAAAAGAG GCACAGCTAGAAGAAAGACTCTTGCATTTGAGAACTGAGAATGAAACTCTCAAACAGAACGAG GAAAAGTTGGAGGAAAGACTTGTTCAGTATAAAACAAAGAACGACGTGCTTGTTCATGAAATG TCTAGTACAGAAGTCAAAATGAGACAATTGCTTGACGAAAAATCTACCTTCTCTCAGAAAGAG GCAAGTCTAGAGAAAAAAATTCAACAACTTCAACATGATGAAGAATCTTCAGTTGCAGCTGCGGAG AAATCATCCATAGAAATGATTTCGAGCCTGAACAATGAAATTGGAACACTTCGAGCACAG GTAATGAAGTTGGAAGAATCTAGGAGTAATCTTCAGGAGCAGAACAATAGTCTTGTGGAAACTGTGTCCAGTCTTCAAGTCCAGCGTGAAAACCATGACAATAACGTGAAG GGTGCTTCTGAGGAAGAACTAAACTCACAGATTGAAGCAGCTTGTACTCTAGTTGAAAAGCTTATCACTGAAAATGCTGAACTTGTTGAGAAG GTGAACGAGTTGTGCATTCAGCTAAACCAATCGCAGCGTGCTTTTGCTTCACCCCCTGAGAGCCTATCAATTGAAGTACAGAAGTCTGATGCCTTAGAGGAAATACCCATTCACGACGAGATGATTAGAATTGATGACTCTGGAGACATGGAAACTGCACTGGTAGAGAGAAACTTGACAGAAGAAACAGTGCCGGTTTCTGTGAACCCGAATGGGGAAATAGATGTGGAATCACAGGTTGCAGTAGCTGGAGAAGCAGAAGAAGTAAGTGGTGGTGTGCCTCTGGTGGACGCTCCACTGATCGGTGCGCCGTTCAGGCTCGTCTCGTTTGTAGCAAGATACGTGAGTGGTGCAGATTTGGCGGAAAAGAAACAGTTTTTGTAA
- the LOC106331306 gene encoding myosin-9 isoform X2: MDDEKKKKRNKKKKNKQNNSKRADGDAIPTEDGNHTGDADIAQINQVPDSIQLEPSSQQMIINADEPGVVDYTSPNSEAVLEETIKQLRDEIGSHLQKVAVFEETVRRLETENEAHIQKEAFLEERLEHLRTQDEAHIQKQALLEERLEHLRTENEAHIEKEAQLEKTVAHLRTQNEAHIEKEGLLEERLEHLKTENEARIQSEALLEERLLHLRTENEAYIQKEAQLEERLLHLRTENETLKQNEEKLEERLVQYKTKNDVLVHEMSSTEVKMRQLLDEKSTFSQKEASLEKKIQQLQHDEESSVAAAEKSSIEMISSLNNEIGTLRAQVMKLEESRSNLQEQNNSLVETVSSLQVQRENHDNNVKGASEEELNSQIEAACTLVEKLITENAELVEKVNELCIQLNQSQRAFASPPESLSIEVQKSDALEEIPIHDEMIRIDDSGDMETALVERNLTEETVPVSVNPNGEIDVESQVAVAGEAEEVSGGVPLVDAPLIGAPFRLVSFVARYVSGADLAEKKQFL, encoded by the exons ATGGATGATGAGAAGAAGAAGAAGAGAAACAAGAAGAAGAAGAACAAGCAGAACAATAGCAAACGTGCAGACGGTGACGCTATACCTACCGAGGATGGGAATCATACCGGAGACGCTGACATTGCTCAAATCAACCAAGTCCCTGATTCCATTCAGTTGGAACCATCATCTCAACAGATGATCATCAAT GCAGATGAACCTGGTGTTGTTGACTACACGTCTCCAAATAGCGAG GCGGTTCTGGAAGAAACAATCAAACAGTTACGTGATGAGATTGGGTCCCACCTTCAGAAAGTG GCTGTTTTTGAAGAAACTGTTAGACGCTTGGAAACTGAGAATGAAGCTCACATTCAGAAAGAG GCTTTCCTAGAAGAAAGGCTTGAGCATTTGAGAACACAAGATGAAGCTCACATACAGAAACAG GCACTGTTAGAAGAAAGGCTTGAGCATCTGAGAACAGAAAATGAAGCTCACATAGAGAAAGAG GCACAGTTAGAAAAAACGGTTGCGCATTTGAGAACACAAAATGAAGCTCACATAGAGAAAGAG GGACTGTTAGAAGAGAGGCTTGAGCATTTGAAAACAGAAAATGAAGCTCGCATTCAAAGTGAG GCACTGTTAGAAGAAAGGCTCTTGCATTTGAGAACAGAGAATGAAGCTTACATACAAAAAGAG GCACAGCTAGAAGAAAGACTCTTGCATTTGAGAACTGAGAATGAAACTCTCAAACAGAACGAG GAAAAGTTGGAGGAAAGACTTGTTCAGTATAAAACAAAGAACGACGTGCTTGTTCATGAAATG TCTAGTACAGAAGTCAAAATGAGACAATTGCTTGACGAAAAATCTACCTTCTCTCAGAAAGAG GCAAGTCTAGAGAAAAAAATTCAACAACTTCAACATGATGAAGAATCTTCAGTTGCAGCTGCGGAG AAATCATCCATAGAAATGATTTCGAGCCTGAACAATGAAATTGGAACACTTCGAGCACAG GTAATGAAGTTGGAAGAATCTAGGAGTAATCTTCAGGAGCAGAACAATAGTCTTGTGGAAACTGTGTCCAGTCTTCAAGTCCAGCGTGAAAACCATGACAATAACGTGAAG GGTGCTTCTGAGGAAGAACTAAACTCACAGATTGAAGCAGCTTGTACTCTAGTTGAAAAGCTTATCACTGAAAATGCTGAACTTGTTGAGAAG GTGAACGAGTTGTGCATTCAGCTAAACCAATCGCAGCGTGCTTTTGCTTCACCCCCTGAGAGCCTATCAATTGAAGTACAGAAGTCTGATGCCTTAGAGGAAATACCCATTCACGACGAGATGATTAGAATTGATGACTCTGGAGACATGGAAACTGCACTGGTAGAGAGAAACTTGACAGAAGAAACAGTGCCGGTTTCTGTGAACCCGAATGGGGAAATAGATGTGGAATCACAGGTTGCAGTAGCTGGAGAAGCAGAAGAAGTAAGTGGTGGTGTGCCTCTGGTGGACGCTCCACTGATCGGTGCGCCGTTCAGGCTCGTCTCGTTTGTAGCAAGATACGTGAGTGGTGCAGATTTGGCGGAAAAGAAACAGTTTTTGTAA
- the LOC106331312 gene encoding uncharacterized protein LOC106331312, with product MCNCSSSFLLSLPALDARLLRSTSYSFRRIQHSIITSSWRRRRNHLSIHEITILSSSQACYFSVQDSAFLRKFKSKEKPSGKFITCVSSSLPSEEEVDSSHLGFLENDSAESSRGGDLIQQVGENDLINIGSKGFKQTLTRSNLVAKQVISIQSALSLGFISQLWVDTTSWLVLVVDVKPSLLSGESERFLLTDITRVGDVVLVKDDAVLDTDFKMVGLETLVGYRVVTTGGRNIGKVRGYSFNINSGVVESLELDSFGVTIIPSSLVTTYRLDVEDIIEVLEDIVVVDESAAFRKQRLTKGLWDAQFGSEYSDLEETESSSDRRRRRRSSRPSRKKRDLDDDDDDEWDMFR from the exons ATGTGCAACTGCTCATCTTCCTTTCTCCTTTCTCTTCCCGCCCTCGATGCTCGACTGTTGAGATCCACCTCGTACAGTTTTAGACGGATTCAGCACTCGATCATCACTAGCTCATGGAGGAGGAGGAGGAATCACCTCTCAATCCATGAAATCACGATTCTTTCCTCGTCACAAGCATGTTATTTTAGTGTCCAAGACTCTGCCTTTCTCCGGAAATTCAAGTCGAAAGAGAAACCAAGCGGAAAGTTCATAACTTGCGTGAGTTCATCACTACCCAGTGAAGAAGAAGTTGATTCTTCTCATTTGGGTTTCCTGGAAAACGATAGTGCAGAATCTTCTAGAGGTGGTGATTTGATTCAGCAAGTAGGTGAGAACGATCTGATCAACATAGGCTCGAAAGGATTCAAACAGACGTTGACGAGATCGAACCTTGTAGCTAAGCAAGTTATTAGTATTCAGTCAGCTCTGAGTTTAGGATTCATCTCTCAGCTCTGGGTTGACACTACTTCT TGGTTGGTTTTGGTAGTGGATGTTAAACCAAGCTTGCTATCTGGAGAGTCTGAGAGATTCTTGCTCACAGACATTACTCGA GTGGGTGATGTTGTTCTCGTGAAAGATGATGCTGTACTGGACACTGACTTCAAAATGGTTGGCCTTGAAACACTG GTAGGTTACAGAGTAGTGACAACAGGAGGACGTAACATTGGAAAG GTTCGAGGTTACTCATTCAACATTAACTCCGGAGTAGTTGAATCGCTTGAGCTTGATTCGTTTGGAGTAACCATCATACCATCAAGCTTG GTTACCACATACAGATTAGATGTGGAGGATATAATCGAGGTCTTAGAAGACATAGTTGTCGTTGACGAATCTGCAGCTTTTAGAAAACAGAGGTTGACAAAG GGACTCTGGGATGCTCAGTTCGGTAGTGAATACTCTGATCTTGAGGAGACTGAAAGTTCATCTGATAGAAGACGGCGAAGGAGAAGCAGTAGACCAAGTCGAAAGAAGAGAGATTTAGATGATGATGATGATGATGAATGGGACATGTTTCGCTAG
- the LOC106331316 gene encoding uncharacterized protein LOC106331316 — translation MSFPQPFDMVMDEGMTDPLFTEMMSDPQFTYKPVPTPVLIYENAKTSVFWDMAGYPIPNGVDPVLFCGVMKNALVNQGYKGELSIYLYVDTGELLPNGLETCVEFDFLPEGDDYARISSMLVDISFWALSYPYSNIIVLSKNIVRGTIVAFESLYNTHGLLLSKTEPDWLVPGERSTLFLTSLFEDPTGGQLSTSSQKQRKIQGGGGTSSQGAKRVG, via the exons ATGTCTTTTCCGCAGCCTTTCGACATGGTTATGGACGAAGGCATGACTGATCCGCTGTTTACCGAGATGATGTCTGATCCGCAGTTTACCTACAAACCCGTGCCTACGCCGGTCCTAATATACGAAA ACGCTAAGACATCAGTCTTTTGGGACATGGCTGGTTACCCTATTCCTAATGGTGTCGACCCTGTATTGTTTTGTGGCGTTATGAAAAACGCTCTTGTCAACCAGGGTTATAAAGGGGAGCTGTCGATCTATCTTTACGTTGATACTGGTGAACTGCTACCTAATGGTCTCGAGACCTGTGTCGAATTCGATTTCTTACCCGAAG GTGATGACTATGCGAGAATATCTTCGATGCTAGTGGACATATCATTTTGGGCACTGTCATATCCTTACTCAAATATTATTGTCCTCTCCAAAAACATCGTTAGAGGCACGATTGTAGCTTTCGAAAGCTTGTATAATACACATGGTCTTCTCTTATCCAAAACTGAACCGGATTGGCTGGTTCCTGGTGAAAGGTCAACCTTGTTTCTGACAAGCCTTTTTGAAGACCCGACCGGAGGCCAGTTGTCGACAAGCTCTCAAAAACAAAGGAAAATCCAGGGTGGAGGAGGAACAAGCTCACAAGGAGCGAAAAGGGTAGGCTAG